The following coding sequences lie in one Saccharopolyspora hordei genomic window:
- a CDS encoding CstA-like transporter-associated (seleno)protein, whose translation MTTAVLSKLRESVRAAWQVVRGVVGENAYERYLEHHRRHHPGEEPMGEREFWRRHVDRQDATPGSRCC comes from the coding sequence GTGACGACGGCGGTGCTGTCCAAGCTGCGCGAGTCGGTCCGCGCGGCCTGGCAGGTCGTGCGCGGGGTGGTCGGGGAGAACGCCTACGAGCGCTACCTGGAGCACCACCGCCGCCACCACCCCGGCGAGGAGCCGATGGGCGAGCGGGAGTTCTGGCGCCGGCACGTCGACCGCCAGGACGCCACCCCCGGCTCCCGCTGCTGCTGA
- a CDS encoding LLM class F420-dependent oxidoreductase: MSAPLGRIGIWRLAPQLDAEFAAEAERLGYGTIWVGGSPPADPEIVERLLDATRGITVATGIVNIWNSPAQAVAESFHRVDAKHPGRFVLGVGAGHREANTDYRKPYQALVDHLDVLDAAEVPQSQRVLAALGPKVLRLARDRAAGAHPYLTTPDHTRAAREVLGDALLAPEQKVVVDTDVERARATGRAMVTRYLNLVNYVRNLQRHGFSPDELTPPGSDRVVDALALHGTAEQIAEGVDAHLRADADHVSVQVLGDDPLAGYRALAEALELR; this comes from the coding sequence ATGAGCGCTCCACTCGGCAGGATCGGCATCTGGCGCCTCGCTCCGCAGCTGGACGCGGAGTTCGCGGCGGAGGCCGAGCGGTTGGGCTACGGCACGATCTGGGTGGGCGGATCCCCGCCCGCGGACCCGGAGATCGTGGAACGACTGCTCGACGCCACTCGCGGGATCACCGTCGCGACGGGGATCGTGAACATCTGGAACTCCCCCGCCCAGGCCGTCGCCGAGTCGTTCCACCGCGTCGACGCCAAGCACCCGGGCCGCTTCGTGCTGGGCGTCGGCGCCGGTCACCGGGAGGCGAACACCGACTACCGCAAGCCCTACCAGGCGCTGGTGGACCACCTCGACGTGCTGGACGCCGCCGAGGTCCCGCAGTCGCAGCGGGTGCTCGCCGCCCTCGGCCCGAAGGTGCTGCGTCTCGCGCGCGACCGCGCGGCCGGCGCCCACCCGTACCTGACCACGCCGGACCACACCCGCGCGGCCCGGGAGGTCCTCGGCGACGCGCTGCTGGCACCGGAGCAGAAGGTCGTGGTGGACACCGATGTGGAGCGCGCCCGCGCGACCGGCCGCGCGATGGTCACCCGGTACCTGAACCTGGTCAACTACGTCCGCAACCTGCAGCGCCACGGCTTCTCGCCCGACGAGCTCACCCCGCCGGGCAGCGACCGCGTGGTCGACGCCCTGGCCCTGCACGGCACCGCGGAGCAGATCGCCGAGGGCGTCGACGCCCACCTCCGCGCGGACGCCGACCACGTGTCCGTCCAGGTCCTCGGCGACGACCCGCTCGCCGGCTACCGCGCCCTCGCCGAGGCGCTCGAGCTCCGCTGA
- a CDS encoding carbon starvation CstA family protein: MTPKEIAIWVLVAVVGAVAWGVIALSRGEEISAAWLVFAALASYAIGYRFYARFITYKVLKADDTRATPAERLNDGTDFQPTDRRVLFGHHFAAIAGAGPLVGPVLAAQMGYLPGTIWIIVGVIFAGAVQDMVVLFFSTRRNGRSLGQMAREEIGPVGGIAALIAVLAIMIILLAVLALVVVGALKGSPWGTFSIGMTIPIALFMGFYLRYLRPGKIVETSVIGVALLLLSIVAGSWVADSSLAGFFTLSGNELTFALVVYGFIASVLPVWMLLAPRDYLSTFMKVGVVVMLAVSILIALPAMQTEAITEFALNGQGPVFSGSLFPFVFITIACGALSGFHALVSSGTTPKMLEKESQVRVIGYGGMLTESFVAIMALAAACIIDPGLYFAMNMPATALGDTLESASQAVAGLGFQITPDQLAAAAAAVDEETLVGRSGGAPTLAVGLSDVFSQVIGGDAMRAFWYHFAVMFEALFILTTVDAGTRVGRFMLQDTVGNVWKRFGDVTWKPGNWIASAVIVGAWGYFLWAGVNDPLGGINQLFPLFGIANQLLAAVALAVATTLIIKSGRAKYAWVTLVPLAWDAAVTLTASWQKVFSADPQIGFFAQRAAYQAALDAGETSKGTAHTVEEMQKVVVNSTVDGVLSVLFAVLIVIVLIDAVRVWVKALRATEPLPTTEAPYVESQLWAPSGLIMTAEERRIHEERQELETAKAGAST; this comes from the coding sequence ATGACACCCAAGGAGATCGCCATCTGGGTGCTGGTGGCGGTCGTCGGCGCGGTCGCCTGGGGCGTCATCGCGCTGAGCCGGGGCGAGGAGATCTCCGCGGCCTGGCTGGTCTTCGCGGCCCTTGCCTCCTACGCGATCGGGTACCGCTTCTACGCGCGGTTCATCACCTACAAGGTGCTCAAGGCCGATGACACCCGCGCCACCCCGGCCGAGCGGCTGAACGACGGCACCGACTTCCAGCCCACCGACCGCCGGGTGCTGTTCGGGCACCACTTCGCGGCGATCGCCGGGGCGGGTCCGCTGGTCGGTCCGGTGCTGGCCGCGCAGATGGGCTACCTCCCGGGCACCATCTGGATCATCGTCGGCGTCATCTTCGCCGGTGCGGTGCAGGACATGGTGGTGCTGTTCTTCTCCACCCGCCGCAACGGCCGCAGCCTCGGGCAGATGGCCCGCGAGGAGATCGGACCGGTGGGCGGCATCGCGGCGCTCATCGCCGTGCTGGCCATCATGATCATCCTGCTGGCGGTGCTGGCGCTGGTCGTGGTCGGCGCGCTGAAGGGCTCGCCGTGGGGCACCTTCTCCATCGGCATGACCATCCCGATCGCCCTGTTCATGGGCTTCTACCTGCGCTACCTGCGTCCCGGCAAGATCGTCGAGACCTCGGTGATCGGCGTCGCGCTGCTGCTGCTGAGCATCGTCGCGGGCAGCTGGGTGGCCGACTCGTCGCTGGCCGGGTTCTTCACCCTCTCCGGCAACGAGCTGACCTTCGCGCTGGTCGTCTACGGCTTCATCGCCTCGGTGCTGCCGGTGTGGATGCTGCTGGCGCCGCGCGACTACCTGAGCACCTTCATGAAGGTCGGCGTCGTGGTGATGCTGGCGGTGTCGATCCTCATCGCGCTGCCGGCGATGCAGACCGAGGCGATCACCGAGTTCGCGCTCAACGGCCAGGGCCCGGTGTTCTCCGGGTCGCTGTTCCCGTTCGTGTTCATCACGATCGCCTGCGGGGCGCTCTCCGGCTTCCACGCGCTGGTGTCCTCGGGCACCACGCCGAAGATGCTGGAGAAGGAGTCGCAGGTCCGGGTCATCGGCTACGGCGGCATGCTCACCGAGTCGTTCGTGGCGATCATGGCGCTGGCCGCGGCGTGCATCATCGACCCCGGCCTGTACTTCGCGATGAACATGCCGGCGACCGCGCTGGGCGACACGCTGGAGTCGGCGTCGCAGGCGGTGGCCGGGCTGGGCTTCCAGATCACCCCCGACCAGCTGGCCGCGGCCGCCGCGGCGGTGGACGAGGAGACGCTGGTCGGCCGCAGCGGCGGCGCCCCCACCCTCGCGGTCGGGTTGTCCGACGTGTTTTCGCAGGTCATCGGCGGGGACGCGATGCGGGCGTTCTGGTACCACTTCGCGGTCATGTTCGAGGCGCTGTTCATCCTGACCACGGTGGACGCCGGTACCCGGGTCGGCCGGTTCATGCTGCAGGACACCGTGGGCAACGTCTGGAAGCGCTTCGGTGACGTCACCTGGAAGCCGGGCAACTGGATCGCCAGCGCGGTGATCGTCGGCGCGTGGGGCTACTTCCTGTGGGCCGGCGTCAACGACCCGCTGGGCGGCATCAACCAGCTGTTCCCGCTGTTCGGCATCGCCAACCAGCTGCTGGCGGCGGTGGCGCTGGCGGTGGCCACCACGCTGATCATCAAGTCCGGGCGGGCGAAGTACGCCTGGGTCACCCTGGTCCCGCTGGCCTGGGACGCGGCGGTGACGCTGACCGCGAGCTGGCAGAAGGTGTTCTCGGCGGACCCGCAGATCGGCTTCTTCGCGCAGCGCGCGGCCTACCAGGCGGCCCTGGACGCCGGGGAGACCAGCAAGGGCACCGCGCACACCGTGGAGGAGATGCAGAAGGTCGTGGTCAACTCCACCGTCGACGGCGTGCTGAGCGTGCTGTTCGCGGTGCTGATCGTGATCGTGCTCATCGACGCGGTCCGGGTGTGGGTCAAGGCGCTGCGCGCCACCGAGCCGCTGCCCACCACCGAGGCCCCGTACGTCGAGTCGCAGCTGTGGGCCCCGTCCGGGCTGATCATGACGGCCGAGGAGCGGCGCATCCACGAGGAGCGCCAGGAGCTCGAGACGGCGAAGGCCGGAGCGAGCACGTGA
- a CDS encoding CPBP family glutamic-type intramembrane protease, which translates to MRGSSPESRVSWGSVRLPLLFFVVVFGLSVPFWLLGAVTDVPLPAGLPISALQVVVPLVAAALLVRATGGSVVRFVRGTFDAAEVRPLWYLPALLLMPAITVVSLGLAGQPLPRPSISSVVVYAALYVVAAHAEETGWTAYATGPLQRRWGALGAGVVIGVVWAAWHVVPYSQLHGPLWVLGQCVFTVAARVLIVWLHNGSGRSTSVAVLFHAAINVCYSVSADGGVYDPVVVGAVTLGAAVLVVALWEPTTFAAPRVRHRRPRPRGSGWSRARSTPRR; encoded by the coding sequence ATGCGTGGCTCGTCGCCGGAGTCACGCGTCAGCTGGGGGTCGGTGCGGTTGCCGCTGCTGTTCTTCGTCGTGGTCTTCGGGCTCAGCGTGCCGTTCTGGCTGCTCGGTGCGGTCACCGACGTCCCGTTGCCCGCGGGCCTGCCGATCAGCGCGCTGCAGGTCGTCGTCCCGCTCGTGGCGGCCGCGCTGCTGGTCCGGGCGACCGGCGGCAGCGTGGTCCGCTTCGTGCGCGGGACGTTCGACGCGGCGGAGGTCCGCCCGCTGTGGTACCTGCCCGCGCTGCTGCTGATGCCCGCGATCACGGTGGTGTCGCTCGGGTTGGCGGGACAGCCGCTCCCCCGGCCGTCGATCTCCTCGGTCGTGGTCTACGCAGCGCTCTACGTCGTCGCCGCCCACGCCGAGGAAACCGGCTGGACCGCCTACGCGACCGGCCCGCTCCAACGGCGGTGGGGCGCGTTGGGCGCGGGTGTGGTCATCGGCGTGGTGTGGGCGGCGTGGCACGTGGTGCCCTACTCCCAGCTCCACGGGCCGCTGTGGGTGCTCGGGCAGTGCGTGTTCACCGTCGCCGCGCGCGTCCTCATCGTCTGGCTGCACAACGGCAGCGGGCGCAGCACGTCGGTCGCCGTGCTGTTCCACGCGGCGATCAACGTCTGCTACTCGGTGTCGGCGGACGGCGGCGTGTACGACCCGGTCGTCGTCGGCGCGGTCACGCTCGGCGCAGCCGTCCTCGTCGTGGCGCTGTGGGAACCGACGACCTTCGCCGCACCCCGGGTCCGCCATCGGCGACCTCGGCCGCGTGGCTCCGGGTGGTCGCGAGCGAGGTCAACACCCCGACGCTGA
- a CDS encoding class I SAM-dependent methyltransferase, protein MPVGAAGKIGGMEFSGFDARGYRTVDVRTGYAEWVGKYEDTVEDVMDLALLERLVVPEWTSVVRAADLGCGTGRTGQWLRDQGVLAIDGVDVTPEMLARARERGVHARLVEGDVTATGLDAEAYDLVISSLVDEHLADLGPFYREAWRIAAPQATFVLVAFHPHFIMTSGMPTHFTNDAGESVAITTNVHLISDHVAAALAAGWRLAELQEGLIDDAWLAVKPKWARYRDHPISAAYVWRKGA, encoded by the coding sequence GTGCCGGTCGGTGCGGCGGGCAAGATCGGGGGCATGGAGTTCAGCGGGTTCGACGCGCGCGGGTACCGGACCGTCGACGTGCGCACCGGGTACGCGGAGTGGGTCGGCAAGTACGAGGACACCGTCGAGGACGTCATGGACCTCGCGCTGCTGGAGCGGCTGGTGGTGCCCGAGTGGACGTCCGTCGTGCGCGCCGCCGACCTCGGGTGCGGCACCGGGCGGACCGGGCAGTGGTTGCGCGACCAGGGCGTGCTCGCGATCGACGGGGTCGACGTGACCCCGGAGATGCTGGCGCGGGCCCGCGAGCGCGGGGTGCACGCCCGGCTCGTCGAGGGCGACGTCACCGCCACCGGGCTGGACGCCGAGGCCTACGACCTGGTGATCTCCTCGTTGGTCGACGAGCACCTCGCCGACCTCGGACCGTTCTACCGGGAGGCGTGGCGCATCGCCGCGCCGCAGGCGACGTTCGTGCTCGTCGCGTTCCACCCGCACTTCATCATGACCTCCGGCATGCCCACCCACTTCACCAACGACGCCGGGGAGTCCGTGGCGATCACCACGAACGTGCACCTGATCAGCGACCACGTCGCCGCCGCGCTGGCGGCCGGGTGGCGGCTGGCCGAGCTGCAGGAAGGGCTGATCGACGACGCCTGGCTCGCGGTGAAGCCGAAGTGGGCGCGGTACCGAGACCACCCGATCTCCGCCGCCTACGTCTGGCGCAAGGGCGCCTGA